A genomic region of Thunnus albacares chromosome 4, fThuAlb1.1, whole genome shotgun sequence contains the following coding sequences:
- the prdm2b gene encoding PR domain zinc finger protein 2 isoform X1 yields MAITGGTVETLDEVPAHVWTGLPNCLSLGPSAINQSRIGVWATRAIPKGKRFGPFVGEKKKRSQVTSNVYMWEIYFPARGWMCVDATDPMKGNWLRYVNWARSSEEQNLFPLEINRAIYYKVLRPIGPGEELLVWYTVEDNPEITAALEEERASSLSRKNSPRAKRARRKLLERAKQAGLGEFKKTSGTKPTVKDMWDGEEGLKEEEDERSSTQGPSQELQETHPMGSTDHRDVQDMSAAMTDHGNGEEEEEEEEEEEEEDANDLEDPNEVQQQTTQHSSLTDSMQNKQPASSLSCGEESHKESQVKLASSSLPGKDPEVDPDLDLDLDPDPDGDLEEDTQGESYPCQHCERHFSTRQGLERHIHIHAITHQQTQLFKCRYCSKSFGSQVGRRRHERRHESGPKKRPGSLAGTASLLSPVVHTDGSSPDCTSPASHYIAIGAQFTGGPLHNSEIQRKELGPHADRPFILDENGESKELHPCKYCNKAFGTHTNMRRHQRRIHERHLLPKGVRRKGMLLQEASAQQQQLPDESPSTSPPPVYVPSADTEDEADRDDYAVDISKNISENLSFYIDGKIVSTSAVSSCEVIEVDSRSAALFGLDTVLISPNQISQALKAEGRTGAVKQVSNIGQPAAKRRTSTPPLVPSLKVETETASFTASSSSSSSSTSSSSNLLVGGLFQQAADSSAFQREKTVYLSPKLKQLLQTQDIQKSTIALLTESHRLASPQSVTSLQGASGRFKRRTASPPSSPQLSPACKTESCKAEVASSYTLKVPKLENLSVSPPGSVLDKDDGDTLSPPGNNVHSQPSSSGGNSCNQQPLDLSNAVNRRSDTLNKVLGDSALDLSLHRKSNAEPELKGSPTPQPLIKKRKPNTSMLEKVLMNEYVGLTLAGEEGPSTLANLSCFHSRSPNVASESAHPSPPSLTPVTMNPSSPGTSSVTSPTPPPPVLPTIPSPPAMPSSPLSQPSDSSTLRPLPVLSPKMSPRSVEHKHLLESEEILLDEENKDEEENHISEPLDSPNTPLKDPFYRSTPSPPEPTSVDLPTTDDVSLTTTCNSLLNGKMNQDLDSVTEKSLNTDFAALSSQPESSSSSTSPPPPHDSSPSLLPQSRPQIKIKEEPQHGKDELSIMNHAPQDGVDSSPQPAAPDKPSDKSSEAEEVDSTYCKTFVCNVCEEPFNSMKELSGHIAEHAADWPFKCEFCLQLFGDAPALLAHRTTLHGVGRIFVCSVCSKEFAFLCNLQQHQKDLHPNETCTHTSVESGKLRPQNYTDPSRAKEESSPSTPAPEMSEEAAPHNDSDSVKDEPDVNGNHVEDGAEDPNEELYTTIKIMASEGGKPKGPDVRLGINQHYPSYKPPPFPYHSRSHAGSVASATNFTTHNIPQTFSTAIRCTKCGNSFDNMPELHQHILACANASDKKRYTPKKNPIPLKQIVKCLNGVVSPSAATPGQSAFRRMGQPKRLNFNQDTGKTKMSALNKKKNQLVQRAISQKNKAATTAKKAAIKVEEEQASNICPHCSREFTYPASLNKHMAVSCPMKPVVKKGKKGLAEVKKEAASVVDKNINLRRKASDCEISPTEPEPKPLGKTRARSSGAADPEPSPASKGKTAATLGRLKRPASFPAPVSARKKRKKGQVQSLPPTPSAPDTPNDTAQRPAMRMQRMGKEAAPKRLAEAKSPPPPQQLKKEERFSLRTRERVGGPVTRSLHTANTAPSADVKSEEPPIQEPKETQEVLMK; encoded by the exons ATGGCTATTACTGGTGGGACAGTGGAAACTCTGGATGAAGTTCCAGCACACGTGTGGACAGGTCTGCCTAACTGTTTGAGTCTTGGACCTTCTGCTATAAATCAAAGCCGCATTG GTGTTTGGGCCACGCGGGCCATTCCTAAAGGCAAGAGGTTTGGTCCGTTTgttggagagaagaagaaaaggtcCCAGGTGACCAGTAATGTTTACATGTGGGAG ATATATTTCCCTGCACGGGGCTGGATGTGTGTTGACGCCACAGACCCCATGAAGGGGAACTGGCTGCGCTACGTGAACTGGGCACGCTCCAGTGAGGAGCAGAATCTTTTCCCTCTGGAGATCAACAGAGCCATTTACTACAAAGTTTTAAGG CCTATCGGGCCGGGAGAGGAGCTGCTGGTGTGGTACACTGTGGAAGACAACCCTGAGATAACAGCTGCACTGGAGGAAGAAAGAGCCAGCAGTCTGAGCAGGAAAAATTCACCCAGGGCGAAGCGAG CCAGAAGAAAGCTGCTGGAGAGAGCCAAACAGGCTGGTTTGGGTGAATTCAAGAAAACAAGTGGAACCAAACCTACTGTCAAGGACATGTGGGATGGGGAAGAAG gtctgaaggaggaggaggatgagaggtcATCAACTCAAGGGCCTTCACAGGAACTCCAGGAAACCCATCCCATGGGAAGCACTGACCATAGAGATGTGCAGGACATGTCAGCAGCTATGACAGACCACGGAaatggggaggaggaggaagaagaggaagaggaggaagaagaggaggacgcTAATGATTTGGAGGATCCAAATGAAGTACAGCAGCAAACTACTCAACATTCATCTTTGACTGATTCCATGCAAAATAAGCAACCTGCCTCCTCTCTGAGCTGTGGTGAAGAAAGCCATAAAGAGTCACAGGTGAAGCTGGCGTCTTCCTCGCTTCCGGGGAAAGATCCGGAGGTCGATCCTGATCTTGATCTTGACCTTGACCCTGATCCTGATGGTGACCTTGAAGAAGATACCCAGGGAGAGTCATATCCCTGTCAGCACTGTGAACGCCACTTCTCCACCAGACAAGGTCTGGAGCGCCACATACACATTCATGCCATCACCCACCAGCAAACGCAACTGTTCAAGTGCCGGTACTGCAGTAAGTCCTTTGGCTCACAAGTGGGGCGGCGGCGGCACGAGAGAAGGCATGAGAGTGGGCCCAAGAAAAGGCCCGGCTCCCTGGCTGGAACTGCCAGTCTACTCAGTCCTGTGGTGCACACTGATGGTTCAAGTCCTGACTGCACCAGCCCAGCTAGTCACTATATAGCCATAGGGGCTCAGTTTACTGGAGGACCCCTGCACAACTCTGAGATACAGAGAAAGGAGCTGGGGCCTCATGCTGACCGTCCCTTTATATTGGATGAAAATGGGGAGTCTAAGGAGCTCCATCCTTGCAAGTACTGTAATAAAGcatttggcacacacacaaacatgcgcAGACACCAACGCAGAATACACGAACGGCACTTGTTACCAAAGGGGGTTCGCAGGAAAGGCATGCTGCTGCAAGAGGCGTCagcacagcaacagcagctgccCGATGAGTCCCCCAGCACCAGCCCTCCGCCTGTCTACGTGCCCAGTGCGGACACAGAAGATGAGGCAGACAGGGACGATTATGCAGTTGACATATCCAAAAACATCTCTGAGAATCTGAGCTTCTACATTGACGGCAAGATTGTGTCCACCAGTGCAGTGAGCAGCTGTGAGGTGATAGAGGTGGACTCCAGATCTGCAGCTCTGTTTGGTCTGGACACAGTCCTGATCAGCCCAAATCAGATCAGTCAAGCACTGAAGGCGGAGGGTAGAACCGGTGCGGTGAAGCAGGTCTCCAACATTGGCCAGCCAGCAGCAAAAAGAAGAACATCTACACCCCCACTTGTTCCCAGCCTTAAAGTGGAGACAGAAACAGCGTCTTTCACAGCCTCTTCgtcatcttcatcatcctctACATCTTCCTCATCAAACTTGCTAGTGGGCGGACTTTTCCAACAGGCCGCAGATTCATCAGCATTTCAACGAGAGAAAACGGTTTATCTCTCGCCTAAGCTGAAACAGCTCCTCCAGACACAAGACATTCAGAAATCAACCATCGCTCTGTTAACAGAAAGCCATAGACTGGCCTCCCCGCAGTCAGTCACGTCACTACAAGGGGCTTCAGGCAGGTTTAAAAGAAGAACAGCATCTCCCCCGTCATCTCCGCAGCTCAGTCCTGCATGTAAAACAGAAAGCTGTAAAGCCGAGGTGGCAAGCTCGTACACCCTCAAGGTGCCAAAGCTGGAAAACCTCAGTGTGTCACCTCCTGGAAGCGTACTGGACAAAGATGATGGGGACACCCTTAGCCCTCCTGGAAATAATGTCCACAGCCAACCCTCTAGTAGCGGAGGAAATTCCTGTAATCAGCAGCCCTTAGACCTGTCAAACGCTGTCAACAGGAGAAGTGACACTTTGAACAAGGTGCTCGGGGATTCAGCTCTTGATTTAAGCTTGCATCGGAAGAGCAACGCTGAGCCCGAGTTAAAGGGAAGTCCAACACCACAGCCGctaataaaaaagagaaagccTAACACCAGCATGCTTGAAAAGGTGCTGATGAATGAATATGTAGGTCTAACCTTGGCGGGAGAGGAGGGCCCCTCGACCTTAGCGAACCTAAGTTGTTTTCACTCTCGCTCTCCAAATGTCGCATCAGAGTCTGCCCACCCCTCTCCGCCCTCTTTGACCCCTGTCACCATGAACCCCTCTTCACCCGGCACCTCCAGTGTCACATCCCCAACACCGCCTCCCCCTGTACTACCTACCATACCCTCTCCGCCAGCTATGCCtagctctcctctctctcagccttCAGACTCCTCCACACTGAGACCTCTTCCTGTCCTCTCGCCAAAAATGTCTCCAAGATCGGTTGAGCACAAACACCTGTTAGAGTCAGAAGAGATTTTGTTagatgaagaaaacaaagacgAGGAAGAGAACCATATCTCTGAGCCACTGGACTCCCCAAACACTCCACTTAAAGATCCCTTTTATCGTTCGACACCAAGCCCTCCTGAGCCTACATCGGTAGATCTGCCCACTACAGATGATGTTTCTCTGACTACGACTTGCAACAGTCTGCTAAATGGCAAAATGAACCAAGACCTCGACTCGGTAACAGAGAAATCTTTGAACACAGACTTTGCTGCTCTCTCATCCCAGCCAGAATCCTCATCTTCCTCAACATCTCCGCCTCCTCCACATGATTCATCCCCATCACTGCTTCCACAATCTCGTCCTCAGATTAAGATAAAAGAAGAGCCTCAGCACGGCAAAGATGAGCTGTCCATTATGAATCATGCACCTCAGGATGGTGTTGACTCTTCACCTCAGCCTGCTGCTCCTGATAAACCGTCTGATAAATCCTCTGAGGCAGAGGAAGTCGACTCGACATACTGCAAGACTTTTGTGTGTAATGTCTGTGAGGAGCCGTTCAACTCCATGAAAGAGCTCAGCGGGCATATCGCAGAGCATGCTGCAGATTGGCCCTTCAAGTGTGAATTCTGTTTGCAGCTGTTTGGTGATGCCCCGGCCCTGCTTGCTCACCGAACAACACTACATGGAGTGGGCAGGATCTTTGTGTGCTCAGTTTGTTCCAAGGAGTTTGCGTTTCTCTGTAACCTCCAGCAGCACCAAAAGGATCTGCATCCAAACGAGACATGCACACATACCTCTGTAGAGAGCGGCAAGCTTAGACCACAAAACTACACAGATCCATCCAGAGCCAAAGAGGAAAGCAGCCCCTCAACACCAGCACCAGAGATGTCTGAAGAAGCTGCTCCACACAATGACTCTGATTCAGTAAAAGATGAGCCTGATGTTAATGGTAATCATGTAGAGGATGGAGCAGAAGACCCCAATGAGGAGCTGTACACTACAATAAAGATCATGGCCTCAGAGGGAGGGAAACCTAAAGGCCCAGACGTCCGCCTTGGCATTAATCAACACTACCCCAGTTATAAACCACCCCCCTTCCCTTATCACAGCCGTTCCCATGCTGGCTCTGTGGCCTCGGCTACTAACTTTACGACCCACAACATACCACAAACTTTCAGCACTGCCATTCGCTGCACCAAGTGCGGCAACAGCTTTGACAACATGCCCGAATTGCACCAGCACATATTGGCCTGTGCCAATGCTAGTGATAAGAAGCGTTACACTCCCAAGAAGAACCCCATCCCCCTCAAGCAAATAGTGAAGTGTCTAAATGGAGTCGTGTCACCCTCAGCTGCCACTCCAGGCCAGAGTGCTTTCCGTAGAATGGGTCAGCCAAAGAGACTTAATTTTAATCAAGATACtggtaaaacaaaaatgagtgCCCTCAATAAGAAGAAAAACCAGCTGGTCCAGAGGgctatttcacaaaaaaataaagctgcCACTACAGCAAAGAAGGCTGCCATTAAAGTTGAAGAAGAGCAGGCCTCTAACATCTGCCCTCACTGCAGTCGGGAGTTTACCTATCCTGCGAGTCTCAATAAACATATGGCAGTCAGCTGTCCCATGAAGCCTGTTGTTAAAAAGGGCAAAAAAGGTCTAGCAGAGGTGAAAAAAGAAGCAGCGTCTGTGgtagataaaaacattaatcttAGGAGGAAAGCTTCAGACTGTGAAATATCGCCAACAGAGCCAGAGCCTAAACCCCTGGGAAAGACCAGAGCTCGTAGCTCCGGTGCGGCAGACCCAGAACCCTCCCCAGCAAGCAAAGGAAAAACGGCTGCTACGCTGGGTCGACTAAAGAGGCCTGCTTCATTCCCAGCGCCAGTGTCTGctaggaaaaaaaggaagaagggCCAAGTTCAGTCTCTACCTCCCACCCCGTCAGCTCCTGACACTCCCAATGACACTGCGCAACGGCCAGCCATGAGAATGCAGCGTATGGGCAAAGAGGCAGCACCCAAGAGATTAGCAGAGGCCaaatcaccaccaccaccacaacaactGAAGAAAGAGGAGCGGTTCTCCCTTAGAACAAGGGAGAGAGTTGGTGGTCCAGTCACAAGGAGCTTACACACGGCCAacacagctccctctgctgATGTCAAAAGTGAGGAACCACCAATTCAAGAGCCAAAAGAGACTCAG GAGGTGCTGATGAAGTGA
- the prdm2b gene encoding PR domain zinc finger protein 2 isoform X2, with protein MKAIHRRASPLDDGLAARRKLLERAKQAGLGEFKKTSGTKPTVKDMWDGEEGLKEEEDERSSTQGPSQELQETHPMGSTDHRDVQDMSAAMTDHGNGEEEEEEEEEEEEEDANDLEDPNEVQQQTTQHSSLTDSMQNKQPASSLSCGEESHKESQVKLASSSLPGKDPEVDPDLDLDLDPDPDGDLEEDTQGESYPCQHCERHFSTRQGLERHIHIHAITHQQTQLFKCRYCSKSFGSQVGRRRHERRHESGPKKRPGSLAGTASLLSPVVHTDGSSPDCTSPASHYIAIGAQFTGGPLHNSEIQRKELGPHADRPFILDENGESKELHPCKYCNKAFGTHTNMRRHQRRIHERHLLPKGVRRKGMLLQEASAQQQQLPDESPSTSPPPVYVPSADTEDEADRDDYAVDISKNISENLSFYIDGKIVSTSAVSSCEVIEVDSRSAALFGLDTVLISPNQISQALKAEGRTGAVKQVSNIGQPAAKRRTSTPPLVPSLKVETETASFTASSSSSSSSTSSSSNLLVGGLFQQAADSSAFQREKTVYLSPKLKQLLQTQDIQKSTIALLTESHRLASPQSVTSLQGASGRFKRRTASPPSSPQLSPACKTESCKAEVASSYTLKVPKLENLSVSPPGSVLDKDDGDTLSPPGNNVHSQPSSSGGNSCNQQPLDLSNAVNRRSDTLNKVLGDSALDLSLHRKSNAEPELKGSPTPQPLIKKRKPNTSMLEKVLMNEYVGLTLAGEEGPSTLANLSCFHSRSPNVASESAHPSPPSLTPVTMNPSSPGTSSVTSPTPPPPVLPTIPSPPAMPSSPLSQPSDSSTLRPLPVLSPKMSPRSVEHKHLLESEEILLDEENKDEEENHISEPLDSPNTPLKDPFYRSTPSPPEPTSVDLPTTDDVSLTTTCNSLLNGKMNQDLDSVTEKSLNTDFAALSSQPESSSSSTSPPPPHDSSPSLLPQSRPQIKIKEEPQHGKDELSIMNHAPQDGVDSSPQPAAPDKPSDKSSEAEEVDSTYCKTFVCNVCEEPFNSMKELSGHIAEHAADWPFKCEFCLQLFGDAPALLAHRTTLHGVGRIFVCSVCSKEFAFLCNLQQHQKDLHPNETCTHTSVESGKLRPQNYTDPSRAKEESSPSTPAPEMSEEAAPHNDSDSVKDEPDVNGNHVEDGAEDPNEELYTTIKIMASEGGKPKGPDVRLGINQHYPSYKPPPFPYHSRSHAGSVASATNFTTHNIPQTFSTAIRCTKCGNSFDNMPELHQHILACANASDKKRYTPKKNPIPLKQIVKCLNGVVSPSAATPGQSAFRRMGQPKRLNFNQDTGKTKMSALNKKKNQLVQRAISQKNKAATTAKKAAIKVEEEQASNICPHCSREFTYPASLNKHMAVSCPMKPVVKKGKKGLAEVKKEAASVVDKNINLRRKASDCEISPTEPEPKPLGKTRARSSGAADPEPSPASKGKTAATLGRLKRPASFPAPVSARKKRKKGQVQSLPPTPSAPDTPNDTAQRPAMRMQRMGKEAAPKRLAEAKSPPPPQQLKKEERFSLRTRERVGGPVTRSLHTANTAPSADVKSEEPPIQEPKETQEVLMK; from the exons ATGAAAGCCATCCATCGGCGAGCCTCTCCACTTGATGATGGCCTAGCag CCAGAAGAAAGCTGCTGGAGAGAGCCAAACAGGCTGGTTTGGGTGAATTCAAGAAAACAAGTGGAACCAAACCTACTGTCAAGGACATGTGGGATGGGGAAGAAG gtctgaaggaggaggaggatgagaggtcATCAACTCAAGGGCCTTCACAGGAACTCCAGGAAACCCATCCCATGGGAAGCACTGACCATAGAGATGTGCAGGACATGTCAGCAGCTATGACAGACCACGGAaatggggaggaggaggaagaagaggaagaggaggaagaagaggaggacgcTAATGATTTGGAGGATCCAAATGAAGTACAGCAGCAAACTACTCAACATTCATCTTTGACTGATTCCATGCAAAATAAGCAACCTGCCTCCTCTCTGAGCTGTGGTGAAGAAAGCCATAAAGAGTCACAGGTGAAGCTGGCGTCTTCCTCGCTTCCGGGGAAAGATCCGGAGGTCGATCCTGATCTTGATCTTGACCTTGACCCTGATCCTGATGGTGACCTTGAAGAAGATACCCAGGGAGAGTCATATCCCTGTCAGCACTGTGAACGCCACTTCTCCACCAGACAAGGTCTGGAGCGCCACATACACATTCATGCCATCACCCACCAGCAAACGCAACTGTTCAAGTGCCGGTACTGCAGTAAGTCCTTTGGCTCACAAGTGGGGCGGCGGCGGCACGAGAGAAGGCATGAGAGTGGGCCCAAGAAAAGGCCCGGCTCCCTGGCTGGAACTGCCAGTCTACTCAGTCCTGTGGTGCACACTGATGGTTCAAGTCCTGACTGCACCAGCCCAGCTAGTCACTATATAGCCATAGGGGCTCAGTTTACTGGAGGACCCCTGCACAACTCTGAGATACAGAGAAAGGAGCTGGGGCCTCATGCTGACCGTCCCTTTATATTGGATGAAAATGGGGAGTCTAAGGAGCTCCATCCTTGCAAGTACTGTAATAAAGcatttggcacacacacaaacatgcgcAGACACCAACGCAGAATACACGAACGGCACTTGTTACCAAAGGGGGTTCGCAGGAAAGGCATGCTGCTGCAAGAGGCGTCagcacagcaacagcagctgccCGATGAGTCCCCCAGCACCAGCCCTCCGCCTGTCTACGTGCCCAGTGCGGACACAGAAGATGAGGCAGACAGGGACGATTATGCAGTTGACATATCCAAAAACATCTCTGAGAATCTGAGCTTCTACATTGACGGCAAGATTGTGTCCACCAGTGCAGTGAGCAGCTGTGAGGTGATAGAGGTGGACTCCAGATCTGCAGCTCTGTTTGGTCTGGACACAGTCCTGATCAGCCCAAATCAGATCAGTCAAGCACTGAAGGCGGAGGGTAGAACCGGTGCGGTGAAGCAGGTCTCCAACATTGGCCAGCCAGCAGCAAAAAGAAGAACATCTACACCCCCACTTGTTCCCAGCCTTAAAGTGGAGACAGAAACAGCGTCTTTCACAGCCTCTTCgtcatcttcatcatcctctACATCTTCCTCATCAAACTTGCTAGTGGGCGGACTTTTCCAACAGGCCGCAGATTCATCAGCATTTCAACGAGAGAAAACGGTTTATCTCTCGCCTAAGCTGAAACAGCTCCTCCAGACACAAGACATTCAGAAATCAACCATCGCTCTGTTAACAGAAAGCCATAGACTGGCCTCCCCGCAGTCAGTCACGTCACTACAAGGGGCTTCAGGCAGGTTTAAAAGAAGAACAGCATCTCCCCCGTCATCTCCGCAGCTCAGTCCTGCATGTAAAACAGAAAGCTGTAAAGCCGAGGTGGCAAGCTCGTACACCCTCAAGGTGCCAAAGCTGGAAAACCTCAGTGTGTCACCTCCTGGAAGCGTACTGGACAAAGATGATGGGGACACCCTTAGCCCTCCTGGAAATAATGTCCACAGCCAACCCTCTAGTAGCGGAGGAAATTCCTGTAATCAGCAGCCCTTAGACCTGTCAAACGCTGTCAACAGGAGAAGTGACACTTTGAACAAGGTGCTCGGGGATTCAGCTCTTGATTTAAGCTTGCATCGGAAGAGCAACGCTGAGCCCGAGTTAAAGGGAAGTCCAACACCACAGCCGctaataaaaaagagaaagccTAACACCAGCATGCTTGAAAAGGTGCTGATGAATGAATATGTAGGTCTAACCTTGGCGGGAGAGGAGGGCCCCTCGACCTTAGCGAACCTAAGTTGTTTTCACTCTCGCTCTCCAAATGTCGCATCAGAGTCTGCCCACCCCTCTCCGCCCTCTTTGACCCCTGTCACCATGAACCCCTCTTCACCCGGCACCTCCAGTGTCACATCCCCAACACCGCCTCCCCCTGTACTACCTACCATACCCTCTCCGCCAGCTATGCCtagctctcctctctctcagccttCAGACTCCTCCACACTGAGACCTCTTCCTGTCCTCTCGCCAAAAATGTCTCCAAGATCGGTTGAGCACAAACACCTGTTAGAGTCAGAAGAGATTTTGTTagatgaagaaaacaaagacgAGGAAGAGAACCATATCTCTGAGCCACTGGACTCCCCAAACACTCCACTTAAAGATCCCTTTTATCGTTCGACACCAAGCCCTCCTGAGCCTACATCGGTAGATCTGCCCACTACAGATGATGTTTCTCTGACTACGACTTGCAACAGTCTGCTAAATGGCAAAATGAACCAAGACCTCGACTCGGTAACAGAGAAATCTTTGAACACAGACTTTGCTGCTCTCTCATCCCAGCCAGAATCCTCATCTTCCTCAACATCTCCGCCTCCTCCACATGATTCATCCCCATCACTGCTTCCACAATCTCGTCCTCAGATTAAGATAAAAGAAGAGCCTCAGCACGGCAAAGATGAGCTGTCCATTATGAATCATGCACCTCAGGATGGTGTTGACTCTTCACCTCAGCCTGCTGCTCCTGATAAACCGTCTGATAAATCCTCTGAGGCAGAGGAAGTCGACTCGACATACTGCAAGACTTTTGTGTGTAATGTCTGTGAGGAGCCGTTCAACTCCATGAAAGAGCTCAGCGGGCATATCGCAGAGCATGCTGCAGATTGGCCCTTCAAGTGTGAATTCTGTTTGCAGCTGTTTGGTGATGCCCCGGCCCTGCTTGCTCACCGAACAACACTACATGGAGTGGGCAGGATCTTTGTGTGCTCAGTTTGTTCCAAGGAGTTTGCGTTTCTCTGTAACCTCCAGCAGCACCAAAAGGATCTGCATCCAAACGAGACATGCACACATACCTCTGTAGAGAGCGGCAAGCTTAGACCACAAAACTACACAGATCCATCCAGAGCCAAAGAGGAAAGCAGCCCCTCAACACCAGCACCAGAGATGTCTGAAGAAGCTGCTCCACACAATGACTCTGATTCAGTAAAAGATGAGCCTGATGTTAATGGTAATCATGTAGAGGATGGAGCAGAAGACCCCAATGAGGAGCTGTACACTACAATAAAGATCATGGCCTCAGAGGGAGGGAAACCTAAAGGCCCAGACGTCCGCCTTGGCATTAATCAACACTACCCCAGTTATAAACCACCCCCCTTCCCTTATCACAGCCGTTCCCATGCTGGCTCTGTGGCCTCGGCTACTAACTTTACGACCCACAACATACCACAAACTTTCAGCACTGCCATTCGCTGCACCAAGTGCGGCAACAGCTTTGACAACATGCCCGAATTGCACCAGCACATATTGGCCTGTGCCAATGCTAGTGATAAGAAGCGTTACACTCCCAAGAAGAACCCCATCCCCCTCAAGCAAATAGTGAAGTGTCTAAATGGAGTCGTGTCACCCTCAGCTGCCACTCCAGGCCAGAGTGCTTTCCGTAGAATGGGTCAGCCAAAGAGACTTAATTTTAATCAAGATACtggtaaaacaaaaatgagtgCCCTCAATAAGAAGAAAAACCAGCTGGTCCAGAGGgctatttcacaaaaaaataaagctgcCACTACAGCAAAGAAGGCTGCCATTAAAGTTGAAGAAGAGCAGGCCTCTAACATCTGCCCTCACTGCAGTCGGGAGTTTACCTATCCTGCGAGTCTCAATAAACATATGGCAGTCAGCTGTCCCATGAAGCCTGTTGTTAAAAAGGGCAAAAAAGGTCTAGCAGAGGTGAAAAAAGAAGCAGCGTCTGTGgtagataaaaacattaatcttAGGAGGAAAGCTTCAGACTGTGAAATATCGCCAACAGAGCCAGAGCCTAAACCCCTGGGAAAGACCAGAGCTCGTAGCTCCGGTGCGGCAGACCCAGAACCCTCCCCAGCAAGCAAAGGAAAAACGGCTGCTACGCTGGGTCGACTAAAGAGGCCTGCTTCATTCCCAGCGCCAGTGTCTGctaggaaaaaaaggaagaagggCCAAGTTCAGTCTCTACCTCCCACCCCGTCAGCTCCTGACACTCCCAATGACACTGCGCAACGGCCAGCCATGAGAATGCAGCGTATGGGCAAAGAGGCAGCACCCAAGAGATTAGCAGAGGCCaaatcaccaccaccaccacaacaactGAAGAAAGAGGAGCGGTTCTCCCTTAGAACAAGGGAGAGAGTTGGTGGTCCAGTCACAAGGAGCTTACACACGGCCAacacagctccctctgctgATGTCAAAAGTGAGGAACCACCAATTCAAGAGCCAAAAGAGACTCAG GAGGTGCTGATGAAGTGA